In the genome of Penaeus vannamei isolate JL-2024 chromosome 26, ASM4276789v1, whole genome shotgun sequence, one region contains:
- the Kap3 gene encoding kinesin-associated protein 3 isoform X2, translated as MQVEDARYLKKKVKVGSLDVHPTEKALVVNYELEATILGQLGDAMLGDRKECQKIIRLKSLDDNTDIAALAREVVDKCKLIHPSKLSEVQHLISYLLTRKENVKDSHISLDNSSPEGTTEQANLNELESYMEMLYEEMPEKVRGASLILQLARNPDYLEELCQNETVLGALARVLREDWKKSLDLSYNIVYTFFCFSVFSNFHTVISHFKIGSLCMDIIDGELQRTDQYRDQLTKRKKGADGMADPAKLQQDYERNLKKYQAVVAKQDQVLRVCTYLLLNIAEDVRVEEKMRRKNIVGLLVRMLERESTDLLLLVVSFLKKLSVYMENKDDMGDLNIVEKVSRLIGTDNSDLLNVTVRLLLNLSFDANLRTKMIKVGLLPKLVSLIGEERHQQAVLAVLYHLSVDDKCKSMFTYTDCIPTVMKLVLSSPGPQVPLELMALAVNLAANKRNAQLICEGAGLKLLMKRALKYRDPLLTKMIRNIAQHEGPTRELFMDFVSELCEVVSSGGSDEFTLECVGVLGNLSLPDLDYCQLLTKYQLIDWIKNSLQPDAVEDDLALEVVVLLGTVAGDQAAAELIVETGILQALVNLLNAKQEDDEVVLQIVYVFYQLTRHESTRPQVISTTEVPAYLIDLMHDKNTEIRRVCDTTLDIIAENDEDWATRIQCHKFRWYNSQWLDMVEEAENIDTMGGEEMAGGEGLGHSFLHHSDVLDHQGMYSDGLSSPESEDYPGMNGHGEGSRPSSNYTNRWLDNEKLHDSTSFPVSHLYSFYPGRLRAQYFEQEIQELAR; from the exons ATGCAAGTTGAGGACGCCAGATATTTGAAAAA GAAGGTAAAGGTCGGCTCGCTAGATGTTCACCCGACAGAGAAAGCGCTTGTGGTCAACTATGAGCTTGAGGCCACCATCCTCGGCCAGCTGGGAGATGCCATGCTGGGCGACAGGAAG gAGTGCCAAAAGATCATCCGCCTGAAGAGCCTTGACGACAACACGGACATAGCTGCATTGGCCCGTGAAGTGGTGGACAAGTGCAAGCTGATCCATCCCTCGAAGCTGAGTGAAGTACAGCACCTCATCTCCTATCTGCTCACCAGGAAGGAGAATGTCAAAG ACAGCCACATCTCTCTCGATAACTCCTCCCCGGAAGGCACGACCGAACAGGCCAACCTCAATGAGTTGGAGTCTTACATGGAGATGCTGTATGAGGAGATGCCTGAGAAGGTGCGAGGGGCGTCGCTCATCCTGCAGTTAGCGAGGAACCCGGACTACTTGGAGGAACTGTGCCAGAATG AAACTGTTCTTGGTGCACTGGCCAGGGTGCTGCGTGAAGACTGGAAAAAGAGCTTGGACCTGAGTTACAACATAGTCTacactttcttttgtttctcagtCTTCTCAAACTTCCACACTGTTATTTCCCACTTTAAG ATCGGGTCCCTTTGCATGGATATCATAGATGGTGAACTCCAGCGCACAGATCAGTACCGTGACCAGCTGACCAAGCGCAAGAAGGGGGCTGATGGCATGGCAGATCCTGCCAAGCTGCAACAGGACTATGAACGTAACTTGAAGAAGTACCAGGCAGTTGTGGCCAAACAAGACCAG GTGCTACGAGTGTGTACATACCTCTTACTCAACATTGCTGAGGATGTACGGGTAGAGGAGAAGATGCGCAGGAAGAACATCGTTGGCCTGCTGGTGCGCATGCTGGAACGAGAGTCAAcagacctcctcctccttgttgtaTCCTTCCTCAAGAAACTGTCTGTTTATATGGAGAATAAGGATGATATG GGTGACTTAAATATCGTAGAAAAAGTGAGTCGCCTGATTGGCACTGACAACAGTGACCTCCTCAATGTCACCGTGCGACTCCTCCTTAACCTTTCATTTGATGCCAACCTCAGGACCAAGATGATCAAAGTTGGTCTTCTTCCCAAGCTTGTGTCCCTCATAG GCGAGGAAAGACACCAACAAGCAGTATTGGCGGTTCTATATCATCTAAGCGTTGACGACAAGTGCAAGTCCATGTTTACATACACTGACTGCATTCCGACA GTGATGAAATTGGTGCTGAGTTCCCCAGGCCCTCAAGTCCCACTGGAGCTGATGGCCCTGGCTGTTAACCTGGCAGCCAACAAACGGAATGCACAGCTGATCTGTGAAGGGGCCGGGCTGAAGCTGCTCATGAAGAGGGCCCTAAAGTACCGTGACCCACTGCTCACTAAGATGATTCGCAACATTGCCCAACATGAAGGACCTACCAGGGAGCTCTTTATG GACTTTGTCAGTGAGCTCTGTGAAGTTGTGAGTAGTGGGGGAAGCGATGAGTTTACCCTCGAGTGTGTGGGCGTTTTGGGTAACCTCTCTCTGCCAGATCTGGACTATTGCCAGCTTCTTACCAAATACCAGCTGATTGATTGGATTAAAAATAGTCTCCAACCTG ATGCCGTAGAGGATGACCTTGCCCTAGAGGTGGTGGTTCTCCTGGGAACTGTGGCTGGGGACCAGGCTGCTGCAGAGCTCATAGTGGAGACAGGCATACTCCAGGCACTCGTCAACCTGCTTAATG CTAAACAAGAGGATGATGAAGTTGTACTCCAGATAGTATATGTTTTTTACCAACTAACGCGCCATGAGAGTACACGGCCACAAGTCATATCCACAACTGAGGTTCCAGCTTACCTAATCGACCTTATGCACGACAAGAACACAGAAATCCGAAGGGTGTGCGACACAACGCTGGATATAATAGCT GAAAACGACGAAGACTGGGCCACGAGGATCCAGTGCCACAAGTTCCGCTGGTACAATAGTCAGTGGTTGGAcatggtggaggaggcggagaataTTGACActatggggggagaggagatggctGGGGGAGAAGGTCTTGgccactccttcctccaccactcagATGTGTTAGACCACCAGGGAATGTACTCGG ATGGCCTTTCATCTCCTGAGAGTGAAGACTACCCGGGCATGAATGGGCATGGTGAAGgctcccgcccttcctccaacTACACAAACAG GTGGTTAGACAATGAAAAGCTGCATGACAGCACAAGTTTCCCAGTAAGTCATCTCTATAGCTTTTATCCAGGCAGGTTACGAGCCCAGTATTTTGAACAGGAAATACAAGAACTGGCAAGGTAA
- the Kap3 gene encoding kinesin-associated protein 3 isoform X4, protein MQVEDARYLKKKVKVGSLDVHPTEKALVVNYELEATILGQLGDAMLGDRKECQKIIRLKSLDDNTDIAALAREVVDKCKLIHPSKLSEVQHLISYLLTRKENVKDSHISLDNSSPEGTTEQANLNELESYMEMLYEEMPEKVRGASLILQLARNPDYLEELCQNETVLGALARVLREDWKKSLDLSYNIVYTFFCFSVFSNFHTVISHFKIGSLCMDIIDGELQRTDQYRDQLTKRKKGADGMADPAKLQQDYERNLKKYQAVVAKQDQVLRVCTYLLLNIAEDVRVEEKMRRKNIVGLLVRMLERESTDLLLLVVSFLKKLSVYMENKDDMGDLNIVEKVSRLIGTDNSDLLNVTVRLLLNLSFDANLRTKMIKVGLLPKLVSLIGEERHQQAVLAVLYHLSVDDKCKSMFTYTDCIPTVMKLVLSSPGPQVPLELMALAVNLAANKRNAQLICEGAGLKLLMKRALKYRDPLLTKMIRNIAQHEGPTRELFMDFVSELCEVVSSGGSDEFTLECVGVLGNLSLPDLDYCQLLTKYQLIDWIKNSLQPDAVEDDLALEVVVLLGTVAGDQAAAELIVETGILQALVNLLNAKQEDDEVVLQIVYVFYQLTRHESTRPQVISTTEVPAYLIDLMHDKNTEIRRVCDTTLDIIAENDEDWATRIQCHKFRWYNSQWLDMVEEAENIDTMGGEEMAGGEGLGHSFLHHSDVLDHQGMYSDGLSSPESEDYPGMNGHGEGSRPSSNYTNSGNPQRFSADLEQFADELLKKAGV, encoded by the exons ATGCAAGTTGAGGACGCCAGATATTTGAAAAA GAAGGTAAAGGTCGGCTCGCTAGATGTTCACCCGACAGAGAAAGCGCTTGTGGTCAACTATGAGCTTGAGGCCACCATCCTCGGCCAGCTGGGAGATGCCATGCTGGGCGACAGGAAG gAGTGCCAAAAGATCATCCGCCTGAAGAGCCTTGACGACAACACGGACATAGCTGCATTGGCCCGTGAAGTGGTGGACAAGTGCAAGCTGATCCATCCCTCGAAGCTGAGTGAAGTACAGCACCTCATCTCCTATCTGCTCACCAGGAAGGAGAATGTCAAAG ACAGCCACATCTCTCTCGATAACTCCTCCCCGGAAGGCACGACCGAACAGGCCAACCTCAATGAGTTGGAGTCTTACATGGAGATGCTGTATGAGGAGATGCCTGAGAAGGTGCGAGGGGCGTCGCTCATCCTGCAGTTAGCGAGGAACCCGGACTACTTGGAGGAACTGTGCCAGAATG AAACTGTTCTTGGTGCACTGGCCAGGGTGCTGCGTGAAGACTGGAAAAAGAGCTTGGACCTGAGTTACAACATAGTCTacactttcttttgtttctcagtCTTCTCAAACTTCCACACTGTTATTTCCCACTTTAAG ATCGGGTCCCTTTGCATGGATATCATAGATGGTGAACTCCAGCGCACAGATCAGTACCGTGACCAGCTGACCAAGCGCAAGAAGGGGGCTGATGGCATGGCAGATCCTGCCAAGCTGCAACAGGACTATGAACGTAACTTGAAGAAGTACCAGGCAGTTGTGGCCAAACAAGACCAG GTGCTACGAGTGTGTACATACCTCTTACTCAACATTGCTGAGGATGTACGGGTAGAGGAGAAGATGCGCAGGAAGAACATCGTTGGCCTGCTGGTGCGCATGCTGGAACGAGAGTCAAcagacctcctcctccttgttgtaTCCTTCCTCAAGAAACTGTCTGTTTATATGGAGAATAAGGATGATATG GGTGACTTAAATATCGTAGAAAAAGTGAGTCGCCTGATTGGCACTGACAACAGTGACCTCCTCAATGTCACCGTGCGACTCCTCCTTAACCTTTCATTTGATGCCAACCTCAGGACCAAGATGATCAAAGTTGGTCTTCTTCCCAAGCTTGTGTCCCTCATAG GCGAGGAAAGACACCAACAAGCAGTATTGGCGGTTCTATATCATCTAAGCGTTGACGACAAGTGCAAGTCCATGTTTACATACACTGACTGCATTCCGACA GTGATGAAATTGGTGCTGAGTTCCCCAGGCCCTCAAGTCCCACTGGAGCTGATGGCCCTGGCTGTTAACCTGGCAGCCAACAAACGGAATGCACAGCTGATCTGTGAAGGGGCCGGGCTGAAGCTGCTCATGAAGAGGGCCCTAAAGTACCGTGACCCACTGCTCACTAAGATGATTCGCAACATTGCCCAACATGAAGGACCTACCAGGGAGCTCTTTATG GACTTTGTCAGTGAGCTCTGTGAAGTTGTGAGTAGTGGGGGAAGCGATGAGTTTACCCTCGAGTGTGTGGGCGTTTTGGGTAACCTCTCTCTGCCAGATCTGGACTATTGCCAGCTTCTTACCAAATACCAGCTGATTGATTGGATTAAAAATAGTCTCCAACCTG ATGCCGTAGAGGATGACCTTGCCCTAGAGGTGGTGGTTCTCCTGGGAACTGTGGCTGGGGACCAGGCTGCTGCAGAGCTCATAGTGGAGACAGGCATACTCCAGGCACTCGTCAACCTGCTTAATG CTAAACAAGAGGATGATGAAGTTGTACTCCAGATAGTATATGTTTTTTACCAACTAACGCGCCATGAGAGTACACGGCCACAAGTCATATCCACAACTGAGGTTCCAGCTTACCTAATCGACCTTATGCACGACAAGAACACAGAAATCCGAAGGGTGTGCGACACAACGCTGGATATAATAGCT GAAAACGACGAAGACTGGGCCACGAGGATCCAGTGCCACAAGTTCCGCTGGTACAATAGTCAGTGGTTGGAcatggtggaggaggcggagaataTTGACActatggggggagaggagatggctGGGGGAGAAGGTCTTGgccactccttcctccaccactcagATGTGTTAGACCACCAGGGAATGTACTCGG ATGGCCTTTCATCTCCTGAGAGTGAAGACTACCCGGGCATGAATGGGCATGGTGAAGgctcccgcccttcctccaacTACACAAACAG TGGAAATCCGCAAAG ATTTAGTGCAGACTTGGAGCAGTTTGCTGATGAACTCCTGAAAAAGGctggggtgtag
- the Kap3 gene encoding kinesin-associated protein 3 isoform X3 → MQVEDARYLKKKVKVGSLDVHPTEKALVVNYELEATILGQLGDAMLGDRKECQKIIRLKSLDDNTDIAALAREVVDKCKLIHPSKLSEVQHLISYLLTRKENVKDSHISLDNSSPEGTTEQANLNELESYMEMLYEEMPEKVRGASLILQLARNPDYLEELCQNETVLGALARVLREDWKKSLDLSYNIVYTFFCFSVFSNFHTVISHFKIGSLCMDIIDGELQRTDQYRDQLTKRKKGADGMADPAKLQQDYERNLKKYQAVVAKQDQVLRVCTYLLLNIAEDVRVEEKMRRKNIVGLLVRMLERESTDLLLLVVSFLKKLSVYMENKDDMGDLNIVEKVSRLIGTDNSDLLNVTVRLLLNLSFDANLRTKMIKVGLLPKLVSLIGEERHQQAVLAVLYHLSVDDKCKSMFTYTDCIPTVMKLVLSSPGPQVPLELMALAVNLAANKRNAQLICEGAGLKLLMKRALKYRDPLLTKMIRNIAQHEGPTRELFMDFVSELCEVVSSGGSDEFTLECVGVLGNLSLPDLDYCQLLTKYQLIDWIKNSLQPDAVEDDLALEVVVLLGTVAGDQAAAELIVETGILQALVNLLNAKQEDDEVVLQIVYVFYQLTRHESTRPQVISTTEVPAYLIDLMHDKNTEIRRVCDTTLDIIAENDEDWATRIQCHKFRWYNSQWLDMVEEAENIDTMGGEEMAGGEGLGHSFLHHSDVLDHQGMYSDGLSSPESEDYPGMNGHGEGSRPSSNYTNSSGNPQRFSADLEQFADELLKKAGV, encoded by the exons ATGCAAGTTGAGGACGCCAGATATTTGAAAAA GAAGGTAAAGGTCGGCTCGCTAGATGTTCACCCGACAGAGAAAGCGCTTGTGGTCAACTATGAGCTTGAGGCCACCATCCTCGGCCAGCTGGGAGATGCCATGCTGGGCGACAGGAAG gAGTGCCAAAAGATCATCCGCCTGAAGAGCCTTGACGACAACACGGACATAGCTGCATTGGCCCGTGAAGTGGTGGACAAGTGCAAGCTGATCCATCCCTCGAAGCTGAGTGAAGTACAGCACCTCATCTCCTATCTGCTCACCAGGAAGGAGAATGTCAAAG ACAGCCACATCTCTCTCGATAACTCCTCCCCGGAAGGCACGACCGAACAGGCCAACCTCAATGAGTTGGAGTCTTACATGGAGATGCTGTATGAGGAGATGCCTGAGAAGGTGCGAGGGGCGTCGCTCATCCTGCAGTTAGCGAGGAACCCGGACTACTTGGAGGAACTGTGCCAGAATG AAACTGTTCTTGGTGCACTGGCCAGGGTGCTGCGTGAAGACTGGAAAAAGAGCTTGGACCTGAGTTACAACATAGTCTacactttcttttgtttctcagtCTTCTCAAACTTCCACACTGTTATTTCCCACTTTAAG ATCGGGTCCCTTTGCATGGATATCATAGATGGTGAACTCCAGCGCACAGATCAGTACCGTGACCAGCTGACCAAGCGCAAGAAGGGGGCTGATGGCATGGCAGATCCTGCCAAGCTGCAACAGGACTATGAACGTAACTTGAAGAAGTACCAGGCAGTTGTGGCCAAACAAGACCAG GTGCTACGAGTGTGTACATACCTCTTACTCAACATTGCTGAGGATGTACGGGTAGAGGAGAAGATGCGCAGGAAGAACATCGTTGGCCTGCTGGTGCGCATGCTGGAACGAGAGTCAAcagacctcctcctccttgttgtaTCCTTCCTCAAGAAACTGTCTGTTTATATGGAGAATAAGGATGATATG GGTGACTTAAATATCGTAGAAAAAGTGAGTCGCCTGATTGGCACTGACAACAGTGACCTCCTCAATGTCACCGTGCGACTCCTCCTTAACCTTTCATTTGATGCCAACCTCAGGACCAAGATGATCAAAGTTGGTCTTCTTCCCAAGCTTGTGTCCCTCATAG GCGAGGAAAGACACCAACAAGCAGTATTGGCGGTTCTATATCATCTAAGCGTTGACGACAAGTGCAAGTCCATGTTTACATACACTGACTGCATTCCGACA GTGATGAAATTGGTGCTGAGTTCCCCAGGCCCTCAAGTCCCACTGGAGCTGATGGCCCTGGCTGTTAACCTGGCAGCCAACAAACGGAATGCACAGCTGATCTGTGAAGGGGCCGGGCTGAAGCTGCTCATGAAGAGGGCCCTAAAGTACCGTGACCCACTGCTCACTAAGATGATTCGCAACATTGCCCAACATGAAGGACCTACCAGGGAGCTCTTTATG GACTTTGTCAGTGAGCTCTGTGAAGTTGTGAGTAGTGGGGGAAGCGATGAGTTTACCCTCGAGTGTGTGGGCGTTTTGGGTAACCTCTCTCTGCCAGATCTGGACTATTGCCAGCTTCTTACCAAATACCAGCTGATTGATTGGATTAAAAATAGTCTCCAACCTG ATGCCGTAGAGGATGACCTTGCCCTAGAGGTGGTGGTTCTCCTGGGAACTGTGGCTGGGGACCAGGCTGCTGCAGAGCTCATAGTGGAGACAGGCATACTCCAGGCACTCGTCAACCTGCTTAATG CTAAACAAGAGGATGATGAAGTTGTACTCCAGATAGTATATGTTTTTTACCAACTAACGCGCCATGAGAGTACACGGCCACAAGTCATATCCACAACTGAGGTTCCAGCTTACCTAATCGACCTTATGCACGACAAGAACACAGAAATCCGAAGGGTGTGCGACACAACGCTGGATATAATAGCT GAAAACGACGAAGACTGGGCCACGAGGATCCAGTGCCACAAGTTCCGCTGGTACAATAGTCAGTGGTTGGAcatggtggaggaggcggagaataTTGACActatggggggagaggagatggctGGGGGAGAAGGTCTTGgccactccttcctccaccactcagATGTGTTAGACCACCAGGGAATGTACTCGG ATGGCCTTTCATCTCCTGAGAGTGAAGACTACCCGGGCATGAATGGGCATGGTGAAGgctcccgcccttcctccaacTACACAAACAG TAGTGGAAATCCGCAAAG ATTTAGTGCAGACTTGGAGCAGTTTGCTGATGAACTCCTGAAAAAGGctggggtgtag
- the Kap3 gene encoding kinesin-associated protein 3 isoform X5, with the protein MQVEDARYLKKKVKVGSLDVHPTEKALVVNYELEATILGQLGDAMLGDRKECQKIIRLKSLDDNTDIAALAREVVDKCKLIHPSKLSEVQHLISYLLTRKENVKDSHISLDNSSPEGTTEQANLNELESYMEMLYEEMPEKVRGASLILQLARNPDYLEELCQNETVLGALARVLREDWKKSLDLSYNIVYTFFCFSVFSNFHTVISHFKIGSLCMDIIDGELQRTDQYRDQLTKRKKGADGMADPAKLQQDYERNLKKYQAVVAKQDQVLRVCTYLLLNIAEDVRVEEKMRRKNIVGLLVRMLERESTDLLLLVVSFLKKLSVYMENKDDMGDLNIVEKVSRLIGTDNSDLLNVTVRLLLNLSFDANLRTKMIKVGLLPKLVSLIGEERHQQAVLAVLYHLSVDDKCKSMFTYTDCIPTVMKLVLSSPGPQVPLELMALAVNLAANKRNAQLICEGAGLKLLMKRALKYRDPLLTKMIRNIAQHEGPTRELFMDFVSELCEVVSSGGSDEFTLECVGVLGNLSLPDLDYCQLLTKYQLIDWIKNSLQPDAVEDDLALEVVVLLGTVAGDQAAAELIVETGILQALVNLLNAKQEDDEVVLQIVYVFYQLTRHESTRPQVISTTEVPAYLIDLMHDKNTEIRRVCDTTLDIIAENDEDWATRIQCHKFRWYNSQWLDMVEEAENIDTMGGEEMAGGEGLGHSFLHHSDVLDHQGMYSDGLSSPESEDYPGMNGHGEGSRPSSNYTNRFSADLEQFADELLKKAGV; encoded by the exons ATGCAAGTTGAGGACGCCAGATATTTGAAAAA GAAGGTAAAGGTCGGCTCGCTAGATGTTCACCCGACAGAGAAAGCGCTTGTGGTCAACTATGAGCTTGAGGCCACCATCCTCGGCCAGCTGGGAGATGCCATGCTGGGCGACAGGAAG gAGTGCCAAAAGATCATCCGCCTGAAGAGCCTTGACGACAACACGGACATAGCTGCATTGGCCCGTGAAGTGGTGGACAAGTGCAAGCTGATCCATCCCTCGAAGCTGAGTGAAGTACAGCACCTCATCTCCTATCTGCTCACCAGGAAGGAGAATGTCAAAG ACAGCCACATCTCTCTCGATAACTCCTCCCCGGAAGGCACGACCGAACAGGCCAACCTCAATGAGTTGGAGTCTTACATGGAGATGCTGTATGAGGAGATGCCTGAGAAGGTGCGAGGGGCGTCGCTCATCCTGCAGTTAGCGAGGAACCCGGACTACTTGGAGGAACTGTGCCAGAATG AAACTGTTCTTGGTGCACTGGCCAGGGTGCTGCGTGAAGACTGGAAAAAGAGCTTGGACCTGAGTTACAACATAGTCTacactttcttttgtttctcagtCTTCTCAAACTTCCACACTGTTATTTCCCACTTTAAG ATCGGGTCCCTTTGCATGGATATCATAGATGGTGAACTCCAGCGCACAGATCAGTACCGTGACCAGCTGACCAAGCGCAAGAAGGGGGCTGATGGCATGGCAGATCCTGCCAAGCTGCAACAGGACTATGAACGTAACTTGAAGAAGTACCAGGCAGTTGTGGCCAAACAAGACCAG GTGCTACGAGTGTGTACATACCTCTTACTCAACATTGCTGAGGATGTACGGGTAGAGGAGAAGATGCGCAGGAAGAACATCGTTGGCCTGCTGGTGCGCATGCTGGAACGAGAGTCAAcagacctcctcctccttgttgtaTCCTTCCTCAAGAAACTGTCTGTTTATATGGAGAATAAGGATGATATG GGTGACTTAAATATCGTAGAAAAAGTGAGTCGCCTGATTGGCACTGACAACAGTGACCTCCTCAATGTCACCGTGCGACTCCTCCTTAACCTTTCATTTGATGCCAACCTCAGGACCAAGATGATCAAAGTTGGTCTTCTTCCCAAGCTTGTGTCCCTCATAG GCGAGGAAAGACACCAACAAGCAGTATTGGCGGTTCTATATCATCTAAGCGTTGACGACAAGTGCAAGTCCATGTTTACATACACTGACTGCATTCCGACA GTGATGAAATTGGTGCTGAGTTCCCCAGGCCCTCAAGTCCCACTGGAGCTGATGGCCCTGGCTGTTAACCTGGCAGCCAACAAACGGAATGCACAGCTGATCTGTGAAGGGGCCGGGCTGAAGCTGCTCATGAAGAGGGCCCTAAAGTACCGTGACCCACTGCTCACTAAGATGATTCGCAACATTGCCCAACATGAAGGACCTACCAGGGAGCTCTTTATG GACTTTGTCAGTGAGCTCTGTGAAGTTGTGAGTAGTGGGGGAAGCGATGAGTTTACCCTCGAGTGTGTGGGCGTTTTGGGTAACCTCTCTCTGCCAGATCTGGACTATTGCCAGCTTCTTACCAAATACCAGCTGATTGATTGGATTAAAAATAGTCTCCAACCTG ATGCCGTAGAGGATGACCTTGCCCTAGAGGTGGTGGTTCTCCTGGGAACTGTGGCTGGGGACCAGGCTGCTGCAGAGCTCATAGTGGAGACAGGCATACTCCAGGCACTCGTCAACCTGCTTAATG CTAAACAAGAGGATGATGAAGTTGTACTCCAGATAGTATATGTTTTTTACCAACTAACGCGCCATGAGAGTACACGGCCACAAGTCATATCCACAACTGAGGTTCCAGCTTACCTAATCGACCTTATGCACGACAAGAACACAGAAATCCGAAGGGTGTGCGACACAACGCTGGATATAATAGCT GAAAACGACGAAGACTGGGCCACGAGGATCCAGTGCCACAAGTTCCGCTGGTACAATAGTCAGTGGTTGGAcatggtggaggaggcggagaataTTGACActatggggggagaggagatggctGGGGGAGAAGGTCTTGgccactccttcctccaccactcagATGTGTTAGACCACCAGGGAATGTACTCGG ATGGCCTTTCATCTCCTGAGAGTGAAGACTACCCGGGCATGAATGGGCATGGTGAAGgctcccgcccttcctccaacTACACAAACAG ATTTAGTGCAGACTTGGAGCAGTTTGCTGATGAACTCCTGAAAAAGGctggggtgtag